In Polyangiaceae bacterium, the following proteins share a genomic window:
- the murC gene encoding UDP-N-acetylmuramate--L-alanine ligase translates to MFRGRVRHVHFVGVGGIGMSGLAEILRTLEFDVSGSDLRKGENTGRLERLGVRIDVGHRRENVHGSDVVVYSSAISKDNPEMVEARSIGIPVITRAEMLAELMRVKYGVAIAGSHGKTTTTSLVATVLRAAGYDPTVVVGGRMAALGSNARLGAGDLLVAEADESDGSFLRLAPTIGVVTNIDPEHLDYYRTLDRLKAAFLEFVDKVPFYGLGVLCLDHPHVQELLPQVRCRHVTYGLSPQADYHARALRSSGVLSSFVAYGRGQPLGEFSIRMPGTHNVLNCLAAIAVADELEVPLDEMKEALATFTGVARRFSIVAEVDGVALVDDYGHHPAEVTATLAAARRAYPGRVLVAFQPHRYTRTQQCFDEFCRAFNDADALFVTDIYAAGEQPIEGISAEALARGVAEHGHHAVQYAPDRAALAEGLAQQAQSGDVVIALGAGDINRILSPVAEALRTREKAQP, encoded by the coding sequence ATGTTTCGCGGGCGCGTACGGCACGTACACTTCGTTGGGGTTGGGGGCATCGGCATGAGCGGCCTGGCCGAGATCCTTCGGACCTTGGAGTTCGACGTGTCTGGCTCGGACCTGCGCAAGGGCGAGAACACAGGGCGCCTGGAGCGTCTTGGCGTTCGCATCGACGTGGGACACCGACGCGAGAATGTTCACGGTAGCGACGTGGTCGTCTATTCGAGCGCCATTTCCAAGGACAATCCGGAAATGGTGGAGGCGCGCTCGATCGGCATTCCCGTGATCACCCGCGCGGAGATGCTCGCCGAGCTCATGCGAGTCAAGTACGGCGTCGCCATTGCTGGTTCCCACGGCAAGACCACGACGACGTCTCTGGTGGCGACCGTACTGCGTGCCGCAGGCTACGATCCGACGGTGGTGGTGGGTGGCCGGATGGCGGCGTTGGGCTCCAACGCGCGCCTGGGCGCGGGCGATCTGCTCGTGGCCGAGGCTGACGAGAGCGACGGTTCCTTTCTGCGGCTGGCGCCGACGATCGGCGTCGTCACCAACATCGATCCCGAGCACCTCGACTACTACCGCACCCTGGACCGCCTGAAGGCAGCGTTCCTAGAGTTCGTCGACAAGGTCCCCTTCTACGGCCTCGGCGTGCTGTGCCTGGACCATCCCCACGTTCAGGAACTGCTGCCCCAGGTGCGCTGCCGGCACGTGACCTATGGGCTCTCGCCGCAGGCCGACTATCACGCCCGAGCGTTGCGTTCGAGCGGTGTGCTTTCGAGCTTCGTCGCCTACGGGCGCGGGCAGCCCCTGGGCGAGTTCTCCATTCGCATGCCGGGTACTCACAACGTGCTCAACTGCCTGGCCGCCATCGCCGTCGCGGACGAGCTGGAAGTGCCCTTGGACGAAATGAAGGAGGCCTTGGCCACCTTCACGGGAGTAGCGCGGCGTTTCAGCATCGTCGCCGAGGTGGACGGAGTGGCGCTGGTCGACGACTACGGTCACCACCCGGCCGAAGTCACGGCCACCTTGGCTGCTGCACGTCGCGCCTATCCTGGTCGCGTCTTGGTGGCCTTCCAACCGCACCGCTACACGCGCACGCAGCAGTGCTTCGACGAGTTCTGCCGGGCCTTCAACGACGCAGACGCGCTGTTCGTGACTGACATCTACGCGGCGGGCGAGCAGCCGATCGAAGGTATCAGCGCCGAAGCGCTCGCCCGTGGTGTTGCCGAGCACGGGCACCACGCCGTGCAGTACGCCCCGGACCGCGCCGCCTTGGCCGAAGGTTTGGCCCAACAGGCCCAGAGCGGCGATGTGGTGATTGCTCTCGGTGCAGGTGACATCAATCGCATCCTGTCGCCCGTGGCCGAAGCCCTTCGCACTCGGGAGAAAGCCCAGCCATGA
- the murG gene encoding undecaprenyldiphospho-muramoylpentapeptide beta-N-acetylglucosaminyltransferase translates to MKHSLIFAGGGTGGHVFPLVAVADALRRIAPEVEVVFVGTERGMETRVVPERGYRLELMHVLPLRGGGARGALRGTWRAAGAVVEARDLVSRIAPRAVLSIGGYAAGPVSLAARLRGIPLALLEPNSVMGLANRLIAPVVHRAYTAFEGAERHFSPSKVRRLGVPIRDGFGAVDYRRVPGVLRVLVLGGSQGARRLNESVPAALAQTHTPVRVVHQCGRADIEAVQERYAALGAVSAVQVTPFIDDMPAALANSDLVVARSGASAVSEICAVGRPSILVPYPFAAGDHQRANAEALERDGAACCVANDAASPERLASLLDELCSAPGRLEAMAAAARRRGLPEAAEAIALDLLALARLRQSASALGATSASDDDDDARCEIRSAALSAVRS, encoded by the coding sequence ATGAAGCACTCGCTGATCTTTGCCGGTGGCGGCACTGGGGGACACGTGTTCCCGCTGGTGGCCGTGGCAGACGCCCTGCGCCGAATCGCCCCCGAAGTTGAAGTCGTCTTCGTCGGCACTGAACGCGGGATGGAGACTCGGGTCGTGCCGGAGCGCGGCTATCGCCTCGAGTTGATGCACGTGCTGCCGTTGCGGGGTGGGGGAGCGCGCGGCGCGCTGCGAGGCACGTGGCGTGCTGCAGGAGCCGTGGTGGAAGCGCGTGACTTGGTCTCGCGCATCGCGCCCCGGGCGGTGCTGTCCATCGGCGGCTACGCAGCTGGGCCCGTGTCCCTGGCCGCGCGCCTACGCGGTATTCCCTTGGCGCTGCTCGAACCCAATAGCGTGATGGGCCTGGCGAATCGCCTGATCGCACCCGTCGTGCATCGCGCCTACACCGCGTTCGAAGGGGCCGAACGCCACTTCAGCCCCAGCAAGGTACGGCGTCTGGGCGTTCCCATTCGCGACGGCTTCGGCGCGGTCGACTACCGACGCGTCCCCGGCGTGCTGCGCGTGCTCGTGCTTGGAGGCAGCCAAGGTGCGCGGCGCCTCAACGAGTCCGTGCCCGCGGCCTTGGCGCAGACGCACACCCCGGTGCGCGTCGTACACCAATGCGGACGCGCGGACATCGAGGCCGTCCAGGAGCGCTATGCGGCGCTCGGTGCCGTGAGCGCCGTGCAAGTGACCCCTTTCATCGACGATATGCCTGCGGCCTTGGCCAACTCCGACCTGGTCGTTGCACGCAGCGGTGCCAGTGCTGTCAGCGAGATCTGTGCGGTGGGCCGTCCCAGCATCTTGGTGCCATACCCCTTTGCGGCAGGCGATCATCAACGCGCCAACGCCGAGGCGCTCGAGCGAGATGGCGCTGCTTGTTGCGTGGCGAACGACGCGGCGTCGCCGGAGCGCTTGGCGAGCTTGCTCGACGAGCTGTGCAGCGCGCCGGGGCGGCTGGAAGCGATGGCCGCAGCAGCGAGGCGACGTGGTCTTCCCGAGGCCGCTGAAGCGATCGCACTGGACCTGCTTGCTTTGGCCAGGCTGCGACAATCGGCTAGCGCGCTGGGGGCGACGTCTGCCTCCGACGACGATGACGACGCGCGTTGCGAGATCCGCAGCGCAGCGCTCAGCGCGGTGAGGAGCTAG
- the ftsW gene encoding putative lipid II flippase FtsW: MKRAMEFLRVTTRQGPVDPVLAALAIALVGFGVVMVYSASVIEATAVFRDPQYFLKRQAVYAGAGLLLMFIVSRIDYHKIRPLTYPVLGVVVVLMLLSVIGFGHTGGGAARWLRLGPVHIQPSEAAKLALVLWLAYSLEKKREKVKSFSIGMLPHLITAGGLMLLCLKQPDFGGAVVLLFLTFTLLFVAGARLGYLLGVLILGAVAAAWLVRFTSYRWERMLAWFNMAEHRQDLAYQPFQSVMSFGSGQGTGLGLGKGLQVLYLPEAHTDFVSAIIGEELGFLGMLALVSVYLVIVARGVRAALSAADDYGSYISFGISVLFGAQALVNLSVAMAMLPTKGLTLPFVSYGGSSLLVNCAAMGVLLNISRPRLGPANVRLEDAPVEAEASATVVSEAEFSPERRRAKARAASEVPA; the protein is encoded by the coding sequence ATGAAGCGAGCGATGGAGTTCCTACGCGTCACTACTCGCCAAGGGCCCGTGGATCCCGTGCTGGCGGCCCTCGCCATCGCCCTCGTCGGATTCGGCGTGGTGATGGTCTACAGCGCCAGCGTGATCGAGGCGACGGCAGTGTTTCGCGACCCCCAGTACTTTCTCAAGCGCCAGGCGGTCTACGCCGGCGCAGGGCTGCTGCTGATGTTCATCGTCAGTCGCATCGACTATCACAAGATCCGGCCACTGACGTACCCAGTGCTGGGAGTGGTGGTCGTGCTGATGTTGCTCTCGGTCATCGGCTTCGGGCACACGGGTGGTGGTGCGGCGCGCTGGCTGCGCTTGGGTCCGGTGCACATTCAGCCTTCCGAGGCGGCCAAGCTCGCCCTGGTGCTGTGGCTCGCCTACTCCCTGGAGAAGAAGCGGGAGAAGGTGAAGTCCTTCTCCATTGGCATGTTGCCGCATCTGATCACCGCGGGCGGCCTCATGCTGCTCTGTCTGAAGCAGCCGGACTTCGGCGGCGCCGTAGTGCTGCTGTTCTTGACCTTCACTCTCTTGTTCGTCGCCGGTGCGCGCCTCGGCTACTTGCTGGGCGTGTTGATCCTGGGCGCCGTGGCCGCGGCGTGGCTCGTGCGCTTCACCAGCTACCGCTGGGAGCGCATGTTGGCCTGGTTCAACATGGCCGAGCATCGCCAGGACTTGGCCTACCAACCCTTTCAGTCCGTGATGAGCTTCGGCAGCGGGCAGGGCACCGGGCTCGGCTTGGGCAAGGGCCTGCAGGTCCTGTATCTGCCCGAGGCCCACACGGACTTCGTCTCCGCCATCATCGGGGAGGAGTTGGGCTTCCTCGGCATGCTGGCATTGGTCAGCGTCTACCTGGTGATCGTGGCTCGCGGTGTGCGAGCTGCCCTCTCCGCTGCGGACGACTACGGGTCCTACATCTCCTTCGGCATCTCCGTGCTCTTCGGAGCGCAGGCGTTGGTCAATCTTTCGGTGGCGATGGCCATGTTGCCCACCAAGGGTCTGACCCTGCCCTTCGTCAGCTACGGCGGCTCTTCGCTCTTGGTCAACTGTGCGGCCATGGGCGTGCTACTAAATATCTCGCGGCCACGACTGGGACCGGCCAACGTGCGGCTCGAGGACGCCCCGGTCGAAGCCGAAGCTAGTGCGACGGTCGTCAGCGAAGCCGAATTCTCTCCAGAGCGCAGGCGAGCCAAGGCGCGAGCTGCGTCGGAGGTGCCGGCATGA
- the murD gene encoding UDP-N-acetylmuramoyl-L-alanine--D-glutamate ligase — MELRNKHVVIYGLGKSGVAAAQLCVAQGARVTGFDRSELQRLSAEARALDAELVTGADATLDLTRAELVVVSPGVPDQPELRAALEAGVEVIGELELASRFLRAPLLVVGGTNGKSTATTLLAALLEHAGLRVFAGANLGRPAAEAAAEGFDVVVWEVSSFQLERVSQLHPKVSVLLNISEDHLDRYDDFQAYADAKGNAFIKQTADDCAVVPRGDAACLQQAQRGAARVVTFGAGGDYDVVDSDILERESGQRWSLSQSRLFGRHNFDNAAAAVAAARAFGIGADAVAHGIAAFEPLPHRMARVACVGGVNYYDDSKATNVGAAVTALLGLSEDKAVLIAGGRDKHGSYEPLVEALARRARAVVLVGEAAERIAAAVGDRVAHQRVSDMRAAVRAARELARAGDAVLLSPACSSYDMFSSYSERGDAFAAAVQELIENEERRAP, encoded by the coding sequence ATGGAGCTTCGCAACAAGCACGTCGTCATCTACGGACTGGGCAAGAGCGGCGTGGCAGCTGCGCAGCTGTGCGTCGCGCAAGGAGCCCGCGTCACGGGCTTCGATCGCTCGGAACTCCAGCGTCTGTCGGCCGAAGCTCGCGCCTTGGATGCAGAACTCGTGACCGGCGCTGACGCGACCCTCGACCTGACGCGAGCGGAGCTGGTGGTGGTATCGCCGGGTGTTCCCGATCAGCCGGAGCTCAGAGCTGCCCTAGAGGCCGGCGTAGAGGTGATTGGCGAGCTGGAACTCGCGAGCCGCTTCCTGCGCGCCCCACTGTTGGTGGTGGGGGGCACCAACGGCAAGAGTACGGCCACCACGCTACTCGCCGCTCTGCTGGAGCATGCGGGGCTGAGGGTGTTTGCGGGCGCGAACTTGGGGCGACCCGCGGCCGAGGCAGCCGCCGAAGGATTCGACGTGGTGGTGTGGGAGGTCTCGAGCTTTCAGCTCGAGCGCGTGTCGCAGCTGCATCCGAAAGTCAGCGTGTTGCTGAACATCAGCGAAGATCATCTGGACCGCTACGACGACTTCCAGGCCTATGCCGACGCGAAGGGCAACGCCTTCATCAAGCAAACTGCTGACGACTGCGCCGTGGTTCCGCGAGGCGACGCTGCATGCTTGCAGCAAGCGCAACGTGGCGCAGCTCGAGTCGTGACCTTTGGCGCCGGGGGAGACTACGATGTCGTCGACAGCGACATCCTGGAACGAGAGAGCGGGCAGCGCTGGAGCTTGTCGCAGTCCCGGCTCTTCGGTCGCCACAATTTCGACAACGCGGCGGCGGCGGTGGCTGCAGCGCGCGCGTTCGGTATCGGGGCCGACGCGGTGGCCCACGGAATTGCCGCCTTCGAGCCCTTGCCGCATCGCATGGCACGCGTGGCTTGCGTAGGCGGCGTCAACTACTACGACGACTCCAAGGCCACGAACGTGGGCGCCGCGGTGACGGCGCTGCTGGGGCTCAGTGAAGACAAGGCGGTGCTGATCGCGGGTGGGCGCGACAAGCACGGATCCTATGAGCCTCTCGTAGAAGCGCTGGCGCGGCGAGCGCGCGCCGTGGTGCTAGTGGGCGAAGCGGCCGAGCGTATCGCCGCGGCGGTTGGCGACCGCGTGGCGCACCAGCGTGTCAGCGACATGCGCGCCGCGGTGCGCGCGGCCCGGGAGCTGGCGAGAGCCGGGGATGCGGTGCTGCTGTCCCCGGCGTGTTCCAGCTACGACATGTTCAGCTCCTACTCGGAGCGCGGCGACGCCTTCGCAGCCGCGGTGCAGGAGCTCATCGAGAACGAGGAGAGGCGAGCGCCATGA
- the mraY gene encoding phospho-N-acetylmuramoyl-pentapeptide-transferase codes for MIYELLYPLSTKFGWAGALNVLRYTPFRAIMATLTAMALCFVLAPWFIRTLQTKQIGQVVRDEGPESHKIKAGTPTMGGALILLAVLVPTALWADVHNVFVVATAAVTAGYGFIGYLDDRLKIQGANTRGLAGRYKLLGQFGIGGAAIGYLYFAQSSLPPGWLELRTRLSLPFLAFAKHPIELPVWAYVVFALLVVVATSNAVNLTDGLDGLAIGPVMINAGAYMVWAYIAGSVLFGKPLAGYLDIAGIPEMTELSIFCAAVIGAGIGFLWYNTYPAQVFMGDVGSLSLGGGLGMVAVLTKNELLSVLLGGVFVLEAASVITQVVSFKLFGRRVFLMAPIHHHFEKKGWPEPRIIVRFWIISILLALVALSSLKVR; via the coding sequence ATGATCTACGAGTTGCTCTACCCCTTGAGCACCAAGTTCGGTTGGGCCGGTGCTCTCAACGTGCTGCGCTACACGCCCTTCCGCGCAATCATGGCCACCCTCACGGCCATGGCGCTCTGCTTCGTCTTGGCGCCCTGGTTCATTCGCACCTTGCAGACCAAGCAAATCGGCCAAGTCGTGCGCGACGAAGGCCCAGAGTCTCACAAGATCAAGGCTGGCACACCGACCATGGGCGGCGCGCTGATCTTGCTCGCGGTGTTGGTGCCCACGGCCTTGTGGGCCGACGTGCACAACGTGTTCGTGGTGGCCACGGCTGCCGTCACGGCGGGCTACGGCTTCATCGGCTACCTCGACGACCGTTTGAAGATCCAAGGTGCAAACACTCGTGGCCTGGCTGGACGCTACAAGTTGCTCGGCCAGTTTGGCATTGGGGGCGCGGCGATTGGCTACCTGTACTTCGCGCAGTCATCGCTGCCGCCGGGATGGCTCGAGTTGCGCACGCGCCTGTCCCTGCCTTTCCTCGCCTTCGCCAAGCATCCCATCGAGTTGCCCGTGTGGGCCTACGTGGTGTTTGCGTTGCTGGTCGTGGTGGCCACCAGCAACGCGGTGAACCTCACCGATGGACTCGACGGACTAGCGATCGGCCCGGTGATGATCAACGCCGGTGCCTACATGGTCTGGGCGTACATCGCCGGATCCGTTCTGTTCGGCAAGCCACTCGCGGGCTACCTCGACATCGCCGGCATTCCGGAGATGACCGAGCTCTCGATCTTCTGCGCCGCCGTGATCGGCGCGGGTATCGGCTTCCTCTGGTACAACACCTATCCAGCGCAAGTCTTCATGGGTGACGTGGGCTCACTGTCCCTGGGTGGCGGCCTAGGCATGGTGGCGGTGCTGACCAAGAACGAGCTCCTGAGCGTACTCCTCGGTGGCGTGTTCGTACTGGAAGCGGCGAGCGTGATCACGCAAGTGGTCAGCTTCAAGCTGTTCGGCCGGCGCGTGTTTCTGATGGCACCCATTCATCACCATTTCGAAAAGAAGGGCTGGCCGGAACCGCGCATCATCGTGCGCTTCTGGATCATCTCCATTCTGCTCGCCCTGGTGGCGCTCTCTTCCCTGAAGGTTCGGTGA
- the murF gene encoding UDP-N-acetylmuramoyl-tripeptide--D-alanyl-D-alanine ligase, translated as MATPIPENQARFEVSEILALTSGRLLGGAKDVVCRGVTTDSRRDVAGSLFVALSGESFDGHEFIAAVVNAGAVAALVERDVSVPPGAVVIQVSSTLSALGALAREHRRRWAGRLVAVAGSAGKTTTKASIAAALQTRQPGAVHAISGNLNNRVGVPMVLLALEASHRAAVVEIGTNCPGEVPVLSRIVEPDVAVLTLVAIEHSEGLGDLDAIEREEAGVFEGLRPGGIAVANRDDARAWRSATAAAAARVVGYGADAAADFCLTERTTLDASHSRLRVTRPRGPAVEFTAPVVGAPAALALAAAVAVADVWDEQPVVAAELAQALGSSAVLESGRMRPVPLASGALVLDDTYNANPASVVAALRTAQEIAAARGAPLLLVLGEMRELGALSEREHRQLGADIARSGARALVAVAGDARHYLPSALAAGMDAVFCADSDAALGEVRARLTASSVVLVKASRGVRAERIVQALSEGNGRAA; from the coding sequence ATGGCGACGCCAATCCCAGAGAACCAGGCGCGCTTCGAGGTTTCGGAGATCCTCGCGCTGACCTCCGGGCGTCTGCTGGGCGGCGCGAAGGACGTCGTGTGTCGCGGTGTGACCACGGATTCGCGACGCGACGTGGCGGGATCGCTCTTCGTGGCGCTGAGCGGCGAGAGCTTCGACGGGCACGAATTCATCGCCGCCGTCGTGAACGCTGGGGCGGTGGCGGCGCTGGTGGAGCGCGACGTTTCGGTTCCGCCGGGTGCGGTCGTGATCCAGGTTTCGAGCACGCTCAGCGCGCTAGGCGCGCTGGCGCGGGAGCACCGGCGGCGCTGGGCAGGGCGTCTGGTCGCCGTGGCAGGTTCCGCGGGCAAGACCACGACCAAAGCCAGCATCGCTGCAGCGTTGCAGACGCGGCAGCCCGGGGCCGTGCATGCGATCAGCGGCAACCTCAACAATCGAGTGGGTGTGCCGATGGTGTTGCTGGCGTTGGAAGCCTCTCATCGTGCGGCGGTCGTCGAGATCGGAACGAATTGCCCAGGCGAGGTGCCCGTGCTGTCGCGCATAGTGGAGCCCGATGTTGCCGTGCTCACCCTGGTTGCCATCGAGCACAGCGAGGGCCTGGGCGATCTCGACGCGATCGAGCGCGAGGAGGCAGGCGTATTCGAGGGACTGCGTCCCGGCGGAATCGCGGTGGCCAACCGCGACGATGCGCGTGCGTGGCGGTCGGCCACTGCTGCGGCTGCGGCACGGGTCGTTGGCTACGGCGCTGACGCCGCTGCCGACTTCTGCCTGACGGAACGGACGACTCTCGACGCTTCGCACAGTCGACTGCGCGTCACGCGACCGCGGGGGCCCGCCGTCGAGTTCACCGCGCCGGTGGTCGGAGCGCCCGCCGCCCTGGCCTTGGCGGCGGCGGTGGCCGTCGCCGACGTGTGGGACGAGCAGCCCGTCGTCGCCGCGGAGCTGGCCCAAGCCCTGGGTTCCTCCGCGGTGTTGGAGAGCGGTCGCATGCGCCCTGTGCCCCTGGCAAGCGGTGCACTGGTTCTCGACGACACCTACAACGCGAACCCGGCCAGTGTGGTGGCGGCGTTGCGCACGGCGCAGGAAATCGCCGCCGCGCGAGGCGCCCCCCTGCTGCTCGTGTTGGGCGAGATGCGCGAACTCGGTGCTCTGAGCGAACGTGAGCATCGCCAGTTGGGTGCGGACATTGCCCGAAGTGGAGCGCGCGCTCTGGTCGCCGTGGCAGGGGACGCGCGCCACTATCTCCCGTCCGCCCTGGCTGCCGGCATGGATGCCGTGTTCTGCGCGGACAGTGATGCCGCCCTCGGCGAAGTGCGCGCTCGGCTGACGGCCAGCAGCGTGGTGCTGGTCAAGGCGTCCCGCGGCGTGCGCGCCGAGCGAATCGTGCAGGCACTCAGTGAAGGCAACGGGAGGGCAGCATGA
- a CDS encoding UDP-N-acetylmuramoyl-L-alanyl-D-glutamate--2,6-diaminopimelate ligase: MNPSSSPAVGVTLGELLRVLASLEAELEGDASTRVMDVRHDSRQVRAGDAFVVRSGGRVSGSQFVEAAAQHGAVALIAERGVELGTVTLPVVRVSDARLALAYAAETVHGNPTHALKVVGITGTNGKTTTAFLTAAAVAAAGGRPGRMGTLGFAFEAEALGSSLTTPEADDISRFAATVRDRGGSHLVMEASSHALALGRVEALHFSVAAFSNLTQDHLDFHESMDAYAAAKRRLFTELRPRHSVINVDDAFGRELATVSHRDLVSVGSSTDADVHPVVVTRDAQGLRGSFSVCGKRIEIHTRLIGDHNLQNVGLVLGILHALGLDVQRGAEGLADAQTAPGRLERCDEPGDDVCVLVDYAHTPDALRRALDAVRPMTQGALWCVFGCGGDRDPKKRPLMGEAVGLAADHAIVTNDNPRSEAPEHIAAAVVEGLQGHRASYEVTLDRRIAIADAVRRAQPGDVVLIAGKGHETTQTIGAQVLPFDDRVEARAALGRRRGGEG, from the coding sequence ATGAACCCCTCCTCTTCTCCCGCGGTCGGTGTCACCCTGGGCGAGCTGCTGCGGGTGCTCGCATCCCTCGAGGCCGAACTCGAAGGGGATGCGTCGACGCGCGTCATGGACGTGCGCCACGATTCGCGACAGGTACGAGCGGGCGACGCCTTCGTCGTGCGCAGCGGGGGGCGTGTCTCGGGCAGCCAGTTCGTGGAAGCTGCGGCGCAGCACGGCGCCGTGGCGTTGATCGCCGAACGCGGAGTCGAGCTGGGGACGGTGACTCTGCCAGTCGTGCGTGTTTCGGATGCGCGTCTCGCCTTGGCCTACGCCGCCGAGACGGTGCACGGCAATCCCACTCACGCGCTGAAGGTGGTTGGCATCACCGGCACCAACGGCAAGACGACGACGGCGTTTCTGACCGCAGCGGCCGTAGCGGCGGCGGGCGGGCGCCCGGGGCGCATGGGCACCCTGGGCTTTGCCTTCGAGGCTGAGGCCCTGGGTTCGTCGCTGACGACGCCCGAGGCCGACGACATCAGTCGCTTCGCTGCCACGGTGCGCGATCGGGGCGGCAGTCACTTGGTGATGGAGGCGTCGAGTCACGCCCTAGCCCTGGGCCGCGTGGAAGCGCTGCACTTTTCGGTCGCTGCCTTCTCGAACTTGACCCAGGACCACCTGGACTTCCACGAAAGCATGGACGCCTACGCGGCGGCCAAGCGCCGCTTGTTCACGGAGCTGCGTCCACGTCACAGCGTGATCAACGTCGACGACGCGTTCGGGCGCGAGTTGGCAACGGTTTCGCACCGCGACTTGGTCTCGGTGGGTAGCTCCACCGACGCGGACGTCCATCCCGTGGTCGTGACGCGTGACGCGCAGGGCTTGCGAGGCAGCTTCAGCGTGTGTGGCAAGCGGATCGAGATCCACACGCGACTGATCGGCGATCACAATCTGCAGAACGTCGGCTTGGTCCTAGGCATCCTTCACGCCCTGGGACTCGACGTGCAGCGCGGGGCCGAGGGGCTCGCGGACGCTCAGACGGCGCCGGGACGCCTCGAGCGATGCGACGAGCCCGGAGACGACGTGTGCGTGCTCGTCGACTACGCTCACACGCCGGACGCGTTGCGCCGGGCGCTGGACGCGGTGCGACCGATGACCCAAGGAGCGCTGTGGTGCGTGTTTGGTTGCGGCGGCGACCGCGATCCCAAGAAGCGCCCCCTGATGGGCGAAGCCGTGGGGCTGGCCGCGGATCATGCCATCGTCACCAATGACAACCCGCGTTCCGAGGCTCCAGAGCACATAGCTGCCGCGGTGGTGGAGGGGCTCCAGGGGCATCGCGCCAGCTACGAAGTGACCTTGGATCGCCGCATTGCGATCGCAGATGCGGTCCGTCGTGCTCAGCCGGGCGACGTGGTGCTGATTGCAGGCAAGGGACACGAGACGACCCAGACGATCGGCGCACAGGTGCTGCCCTTCGACGATCGCGTCGAAGCACGGGCCGCCCTCGGGCGGCGTCGCGGCGGGGAGGGCTGA